Proteins found in one Armatimonadota bacterium genomic segment:
- the glpK gene encoding glycerol kinase GlpK: MAEQSYAAALDQGTTGTRCILFTHDGRVWATAYREHRQIYPQPGWVEHDPLEIWENAGAVLRQALAQGGVRPAQLCGLGITNQRETTLLWDRRSGAPLCNAIVWQDTRTREICQRIIDDGFEPYLRQHTGLVSATYFSGPKLAWILGHVPGARTLAERGAALFGTVDTWLIWWLTGGPKGGVHVTDCTNASRTMLMDLAALDWDDEVLRYLGISRSCLPAIRPSSDLYGTTRSDGPAGGEVAVCGDLGDQQAALVGQTCYDPGETKNTYGTGNFLLMNTGQRIVPSGSGLLTTAAYSLGRRQRAYALEGSIAITGAAVQWLRDNLGLIATAAESEAVAGSVEDTGGVYFVPAFSGLFAPHWDMYARGVIVGLTRYTDRRHLVRATLEAICYQTREVVEAMERDAGFKLAALKVDGGAVRNDFLMQLQADILGVPVVRPTVSETTALGAAYMAGLATGFWGGLEDLRANWRGDRIFEPRWSTERREAGYRGWRRAVQRSREWVERPSAP; the protein is encoded by the coding sequence GTGGCTGAGCAGAGCTACGCAGCAGCACTGGATCAGGGGACGACCGGTACCCGCTGCATCCTCTTCACCCACGACGGGCGGGTGTGGGCCACCGCCTACCGCGAGCACCGGCAGATCTACCCCCAGCCAGGCTGGGTGGAGCACGACCCGCTGGAGATCTGGGAGAACGCCGGTGCGGTCCTGCGCCAGGCCCTGGCGCAGGGCGGCGTCAGACCCGCACAGCTCTGCGGCCTGGGCATCACCAACCAGCGGGAGACCACGCTGCTGTGGGACCGCCGAAGCGGCGCGCCCCTTTGCAACGCCATCGTCTGGCAGGACACGCGCACGCGGGAGATCTGCCAGCGGATCATCGACGACGGCTTCGAGCCCTACCTGCGGCAGCACACCGGCCTGGTCAGCGCCACGTACTTCTCCGGCCCCAAGCTGGCCTGGATCCTGGGGCACGTCCCGGGGGCGCGCACCCTGGCGGAGCGCGGGGCGGCGCTGTTCGGCACCGTGGACACCTGGCTGATCTGGTGGCTCACCGGCGGTCCGAAGGGCGGCGTGCATGTCACCGACTGCACCAACGCCTCACGGACCATGCTCATGGACCTGGCCGCCCTGGACTGGGACGACGAAGTCCTCCGCTACCTGGGCATCTCCCGAAGCTGCCTCCCGGCCATCCGGCCCTCCAGCGACCTCTACGGGACTACGCGCTCCGACGGGCCAGCCGGCGGGGAGGTGGCGGTCTGTGGCGACCTGGGCGACCAGCAGGCGGCACTGGTCGGCCAGACCTGCTACGACCCCGGAGAGACCAAGAACACCTACGGTACCGGCAACTTCCTGCTGATGAACACCGGCCAGCGGATCGTCCCCTCGGGGAGCGGCCTGCTGACCACCGCCGCCTACAGCCTGGGCCGGAGGCAGCGGGCGTACGCCCTGGAGGGGTCCATCGCCATCACCGGGGCTGCGGTGCAGTGGCTGCGGGACAACCTGGGGCTGATCGCCACGGCGGCGGAGAGCGAAGCTGTTGCTGGGTCGGTGGAGGATACCGGGGGCGTCTACTTCGTGCCCGCCTTCTCCGGGCTGTTCGCGCCGCACTGGGACATGTACGCCCGCGGGGTGATCGTGGGGCTGACCCGCTACACCGACCGGCGCCACCTGGTCCGCGCCACCCTGGAAGCCATCTGCTACCAGACCCGCGAGGTGGTGGAGGCTATGGAGCGGGACGCCGGATTCAAGCTGGCTGCGCTCAAGGTAGATGGCGGGGCCGTGCGCAACGACTTCCTGATGCAGCTCCAGGCGGACATCCTGGGGGTGCCCGTGGTGCGTCCCACGGTGAGCGAGACCACGGCCCTGGGCGCCGCCTACATGGCGGGGCTGGCCACGGGGTTCTGGGGCGGGCTGGAAGACCTGCGCGCCAACTGGCGCGGGGATCGCATCTTCGAGCCCCGCTGGTCCACGGAGCGGCGCGAAGCCGGCTACCGGGGGTGGAGGAGGGCGGTGCAGCGCAGCCGGGAGTGGGTGGAGCGACCTTCGGCGCCGTGA
- a CDS encoding glycerol-3-phosphate dehydrogenase/oxidase produces MALTARGDHLVRLAAGVDVLVIGGGITGAGVALDAATRGYRVGLVEQADFASGTSSRSTKLVHGGLRYLARAELGLVAEALRERGRLLQLAPHLVQPQPFLLPLYSRMARPVGLHLPPPLRGWTAPAVGLVLWGYDRLARADRLRHRRLTAAEAAALVPALRTDRLQTAFLLYDAAADDVRLTHAVLATARRFGAVTVNYARAVSLLHDRGRVAGAVVEDRLTGRSVVVRARHVVNATGVWAKEVAALDDRPSFRLRPSKGVHLVLRREVLGAQVALILPETEDGRIAFVVPWGGRALLGTTDDPYTGPLEAPAASREEVAYLLRHARLYLRRVESADVVGACAGLRPLVEAGGGRVADLSRRHAVVESPRGLVSIIGGKLTTYRQMAEDTVDLLARRDGGGRPCRTATLPLAGTERLAEARQALAGSGLAAEQQRHLLRSYGGTSTEILALGGAEPTLLRPLVDDLPVLAAEVAYACRQEMAVTLADVMFLRTRLSVLAEDAGKGVVDRVSALMAAELGWSADERSRQWEQWEATVYREREGLAALA; encoded by the coding sequence CGTCGGGCTGGTGGAGCAGGCTGACTTCGCCAGCGGAACCAGCAGCCGTTCCACCAAGCTGGTCCACGGCGGCCTGCGCTACCTGGCCCGCGCCGAGCTGGGGCTGGTGGCGGAGGCGCTGCGCGAACGAGGGCGCCTGCTGCAGCTGGCCCCTCACCTGGTCCAGCCGCAGCCCTTCCTGCTGCCTCTGTACAGCCGCATGGCCCGGCCAGTCGGTCTGCATCTGCCGCCGCCCCTGCGCGGCTGGACGGCGCCTGCCGTCGGCCTGGTCCTGTGGGGCTACGACCGGCTTGCCCGGGCGGACCGGCTGCGTCACCGCCGGCTGACCGCCGCAGAGGCAGCCGCACTGGTGCCGGCCCTGCGGACGGACCGCCTGCAGACCGCCTTCCTCCTATACGACGCTGCGGCCGACGACGTGCGGCTGACCCACGCCGTCCTGGCCACGGCGCGACGGTTTGGTGCCGTGACGGTGAACTACGCCCGTGCGGTGTCGCTACTGCACGACCGGGGCCGGGTGGCTGGTGCAGTGGTCGAGGACCGGCTCACCGGGCGCAGCGTGGTGGTCCGCGCCCGCCACGTGGTTAACGCCACCGGCGTGTGGGCGAAGGAGGTGGCCGCCCTGGACGACCGGCCCTCCTTTCGCCTCCGGCCCAGCAAGGGCGTGCACCTGGTGCTGCGCCGGGAGGTCCTCGGCGCCCAGGTGGCCCTCATCCTGCCAGAGACTGAGGACGGGCGGATCGCCTTTGTGGTGCCCTGGGGAGGGCGCGCCCTGCTGGGGACCACCGACGATCCGTACACAGGACCGCTGGAGGCGCCGGCGGCCTCCCGGGAGGAGGTGGCCTACCTCCTGCGCCACGCCCGGCTGTACCTGCGCCGGGTGGAGAGCGCAGATGTGGTCGGCGCCTGCGCAGGCCTGCGGCCGCTGGTGGAAGCAGGTGGCGGGCGCGTCGCCGACCTCTCCCGCCGGCATGCCGTCGTGGAGTCTCCCCGCGGCCTGGTGAGCATCATCGGCGGGAAGCTGACCACCTACCGGCAGATGGCCGAGGACACCGTGGACCTGCTGGCACGTCGCGACGGGGGAGGCCGTCCCTGCCGCACCGCCACCCTCCCTCTTGCCGGGACAGAGCGGCTGGCTGAGGCCCGCCAGGCTCTGGCAGGCAGCGGGCTGGCGGCGGAGCAGCAACGGCATCTGCTGCGCTCCTACGGCGGCACGTCGACGGAGATCCTGGCCCTGGGCGGGGCAGAGCCCACCCTGCTGCGCCCCCTGGTCGACGACCTGCCCGTCCTGGCGGCGGAGGTGGCCTACGCCTGTCGCCAGGAGATGGCAGTGACGCTAGCCGACGTAATGTTCCTGCGCACCCGCCTGAGCGTGCTGGCCGAAGACGCCGGGAAAGGTGTGGTGGACCGGGTCAGCGCACTGATGGCTGCCGAGCTGGGGTGGAGTGCTGACGAACGCAGCCGCCAGTGGGAACAGTGGGAGGCGACGGTGTACCGCGAGCGGGAAGGGCTCGCGGCGCTCGCCTGA